From the genome of Deinococcus aerius, one region includes:
- a CDS encoding protein kinase domain-containing protein has product MTASPNLLLNALLLAGLFVVGLLLTVRAGERALRLAVTLLALGLAVPLTVLAVQSGNLGRAQGVLVVAAVLLGSAPFTLGALPLPGTGRSVRVGRAGPPPSSRPTSAGATVPDLHFQDYEVLGRVGVGGMGSVYRARRKSDGRIVALKVPQEKYLADAKFVRRFYREAEVLRRFSHPNIVRVYDYRMEDPEHYIAMEFLDGESLEALLEARPLEFPESTQLLRALADALRHIHMQNVVHRDIKPANVMVMKGAFVEGKLRDGGVKLMDFGIAVGKVLTRLTMTGARVGTPIYMAPEQAKGHRVDARSDVYSLGLLAYEMVTGQTAFKGSYEAVVHQQVFETPKPPKQVRLEVPGKLSDLILHMIEKDPAGRPTLDEVIARLDAGVLGDDVFTDPVALAMSVGEKRGALRLLDLGGKLRLSLRDLSATEGGLPSPPNALASDAEGNLYLTLLEFRQGRAGALVRKLAPDGRELAAFGGYGLGEGDLLQPVGVAVSRGHVYVLDAEAHHVVVYDTAGRFVRRFGGRGPGLGRFEGPRALVAAPNGEIYVLDSGNREVQRFSAQGEYLSRYAFRVDRGGEALRDLEGLAVDMFGAVYIVDGVARKVRKIEADGTPGSTFALETLVGEPEGAPWLLQVSAEGQVYAVRQGGQVLRTYSPAGDLLASRDMYAPVQAMTLIARPVPVGA; this is encoded by the coding sequence GTGACCGCCTCCCCGAACCTGCTCCTGAACGCCCTGCTCCTCGCGGGCCTGTTCGTGGTGGGGCTGCTGCTCACCGTGCGCGCGGGCGAGCGGGCCCTGCGGCTCGCCGTCACGCTGCTCGCGCTGGGGCTCGCGGTGCCCCTCACCGTGCTGGCCGTGCAGAGCGGAAACCTGGGCCGCGCGCAGGGCGTCCTCGTGGTGGCGGCGGTGTTGCTGGGGAGCGCGCCCTTCACCCTGGGGGCGCTCCCGCTGCCGGGCACGGGCCGCTCGGTGCGGGTGGGCCGGGCCGGTCCCCCGCCGTCCTCCCGCCCCACCTCGGCCGGGGCCACCGTGCCCGACCTGCACTTCCAGGACTACGAGGTGCTGGGCCGCGTGGGGGTCGGCGGCATGGGCAGCGTGTACCGGGCGCGCCGGAAAAGCGACGGGCGGATCGTGGCCCTCAAGGTGCCGCAGGAGAAGTACCTCGCCGACGCCAAGTTCGTCCGGCGCTTCTACCGCGAGGCGGAGGTGCTGCGCCGTTTTAGCCACCCCAACATCGTGCGGGTGTACGACTACCGCATGGAGGACCCCGAACACTACATCGCCATGGAGTTCCTCGACGGCGAGAGCCTGGAGGCGCTGCTGGAGGCCCGCCCCCTGGAGTTTCCCGAGAGTACCCAGCTCCTGCGGGCGCTCGCCGACGCGCTGCGGCACATCCACATGCAGAACGTCGTTCACCGCGACATCAAGCCCGCCAACGTCATGGTGATGAAGGGGGCCTTTGTGGAGGGCAAGCTGCGCGACGGCGGCGTCAAGCTGATGGACTTCGGCATCGCGGTGGGCAAGGTGCTGACCCGGCTGACCATGACGGGCGCGCGGGTGGGCACGCCGATCTACATGGCCCCCGAGCAGGCCAAGGGCCACCGGGTGGACGCGCGCAGCGACGTGTACTCGCTGGGCCTCCTCGCCTACGAGATGGTGACCGGCCAGACCGCCTTCAAGGGGAGCTACGAGGCGGTCGTCCACCAGCAGGTCTTCGAGACGCCCAAGCCGCCCAAACAGGTCCGGCTGGAGGTGCCCGGCAAGCTCAGCGACCTGATCCTGCACATGATCGAGAAAGACCCCGCGGGCCGCCCCACCCTGGACGAGGTGATCGCCCGCCTGGACGCCGGGGTCCTGGGCGACGACGTGTTCACCGACCCCGTCGCCCTGGCGATGAGCGTGGGCGAGAAGCGCGGCGCCCTGCGGCTGCTCGACCTGGGGGGCAAGCTGCGCCTCAGCCTGCGCGACCTCTCGGCCACTGAGGGCGGGCTGCCCAGCCCCCCGAACGCCCTGGCCTCGGACGCGGAGGGGAACCTGTACCTGACCCTGCTGGAGTTCCGCCAGGGCCGCGCCGGGGCGCTCGTGCGCAAGCTCGCCCCGGATGGCCGCGAGCTCGCCGCGTTCGGCGGCTACGGCCTGGGCGAGGGTGACCTGCTGCAACCCGTGGGCGTCGCGGTGTCGCGCGGTCACGTCTACGTCCTCGACGCCGAGGCGCACCACGTCGTCGTGTACGACACCGCGGGCCGCTTCGTGCGGCGCTTCGGCGGGCGCGGGCCGGGCCTGGGCCGCTTCGAGGGGCCGCGTGCCCTCGTGGCCGCCCCCAACGGTGAAATTTACGTCCTGGACAGTGGCAACCGCGAGGTGCAGCGCTTTTCCGCCCAGGGCGAGTACCTCAGCCGCTACGCCTTCCGGGTGGACCGCGGCGGCGAGGCGCTGCGCGACCTGGAAGGCCTGGCGGTGGATATGTTCGGCGCCGTCTACATCGTGGACGGGGTGGCCCGCAAGGTCCGCAAGATCGAGGCGGACGGCACGCCGGGCTCGACCTTCGCCCTGGAAACGCTGGTGGGCGAGCCGGAGGGTGCCCCCTGGCTCCTCCAGGTCAGCGCCGAGGGGCAGGTCTACGCGGTGCGGCAGGGCGGCCAGGTGCTGCGGACGTACAGCCCCGCCGGGGACCTCCTCGCCTCGCGCGACATGTACGCGCCCGTTCAGGCGATGACGCTGATCGCGCGCCCCGTCCCGGTCGGAGCGTAA
- a CDS encoding glutaredoxin family protein — MSRLPTLTLYTRSGCHLCEQAEEGLRALEYRYEAVDVDGDPALKAQYGDDVPVLTLGERVLLKGVLSKGRLSTLKLHLLREAGAGRG, encoded by the coding sequence GTGTCCCGCCTGCCCACCCTGACCCTCTACACCCGCTCCGGCTGCCACCTGTGCGAGCAGGCGGAGGAGGGGCTGCGGGCGCTGGAGTACCGCTACGAGGCGGTGGACGTGGACGGCGACCCGGCGCTGAAAGCCCAGTATGGCGACGACGTTCCCGTGCTGACCCTCGGTGAGCGGGTGCTGCTCAAGGGCGTGCTGAGCAAGGGGCGCCTGAGTACGCTCAAGCTGCACCTCCTGCGCGAGGCCGGAGCAGGACGGGGCTGA
- the ftsY gene encoding signal recognition particle-docking protein FtsY, whose translation MSWLERLRDGLSKTRKQINDTAGNLGQDLRNTLTNRLDSIEDLEYALIAADVGRAATEEILEDVRASNKPNLQEALMEALTLQLEPDARRAQFRKLGFAPDARRAVVDPRGHVVMVIGVNGVGKTTTIAKLGQYYMERGRSVMFAAGDTFRAAAGAQLGVWGERLGVPVVQGPEGGDPAAVAFDAATARASRGTDLLFVDTAGRLHTKHNLMEELKKVRRVIDKADPGEPSEVWLVLDAVTGQNGLAQAKKFHEATPLTGVIVTKLDGTAKGGILVPIVRELGVPIKFIGVGERADDLQPFDSQDFVRALFDVEIPKA comes from the coding sequence ATGAGTTGGCTAGAGCGCCTGCGGGACGGGCTGAGCAAGACCCGCAAGCAGATCAATGACACGGCCGGGAATCTCGGCCAGGACCTCCGCAACACCCTCACGAATCGCCTGGACTCCATCGAGGACCTGGAGTACGCCCTGATCGCCGCCGACGTGGGCCGCGCCGCCACCGAGGAAATCCTGGAGGACGTGCGCGCGAGCAACAAGCCCAACCTCCAGGAAGCCCTGATGGAGGCCCTCACCCTGCAACTCGAGCCCGACGCCCGCCGCGCGCAGTTTCGCAAGTTGGGCTTCGCCCCCGACGCGCGCCGGGCCGTGGTGGACCCCCGGGGCCACGTCGTCATGGTGATCGGTGTGAACGGGGTGGGGAAGACCACCACCATCGCCAAGCTGGGCCAGTACTACATGGAGCGGGGCCGCAGCGTCATGTTCGCCGCCGGGGACACCTTCCGCGCGGCGGCGGGCGCGCAGCTCGGCGTGTGGGGCGAGCGGCTGGGCGTGCCCGTCGTGCAGGGCCCCGAGGGGGGTGACCCCGCCGCCGTCGCCTTCGACGCCGCGACCGCCCGCGCCTCCCGCGGCACCGACCTGCTCTTCGTAGACACCGCCGGGCGCCTCCACACCAAGCACAACCTGATGGAGGAGCTGAAAAAGGTCCGCCGCGTGATCGACAAGGCCGACCCCGGCGAGCCCAGCGAGGTGTGGCTGGTCCTCGACGCCGTGACCGGGCAGAACGGCCTCGCCCAGGCCAAGAAGTTCCACGAGGCCACCCCCCTGACCGGTGTGATCGTCACCAAGCTTGACGGCACGGCCAAGGGTGGCATCCTGGTGCCCATCGTCCGCGAACTGGGCGTGCCCATCAAGTTCATCGGCGTGGGCGAGCGGGCCGACGACCTGCAACCCTTCGACAGCCAGGACTTCGTCCGGGCGCTGTTCGACGTGGAGATTCCGAAGGCCTAA
- a CDS encoding DUF4303 domain-containing protein, which yields MPIPYEALEVALSEAVETFLRRLLQQVNYTDLYAVGLYTSGELNYLVPTANATSAWTRSKGSKWSPADWTFHLYAIEAFKTTEKVLIQGWNEDFSTFDVDQARMRQLIHRVLLKARERYLYGSSAVVGLFMGEMGSPWVRESVVEVNPPHVVHAFDSDLSTQWQE from the coding sequence ATGCCTATACCGTACGAGGCGTTGGAAGTGGCTCTAAGCGAAGCCGTGGAGACTTTCTTAAGGCGACTTCTTCAACAGGTAAATTACACCGATTTGTACGCTGTTGGCTTGTACACATCCGGTGAACTTAACTACTTGGTTCCTACGGCAAATGCAACATCGGCATGGACAAGATCCAAAGGATCAAAGTGGTCTCCTGCGGATTGGACCTTTCACCTCTATGCTATTGAGGCGTTTAAAACGACTGAAAAAGTTCTTATTCAGGGGTGGAACGAGGACTTCTCAACTTTTGATGTGGATCAGGCGCGCATGAGGCAACTGATTCACCGCGTCCTTCTGAAAGCAAGAGAACGCTATTTGTATGGCTCGTCCGCCGTTGTGGGCCTCTTTATGGGAGAAATGGGGAGTCCCTGGGTACGTGAGTCAGTGGTGGAAGTTAACCCCCCTCATGTGGTGCACGCTTTTGACAGCGATCTCAGCACCCAGTGGCAGGAATAA
- a CDS encoding ABC transporter ATP-binding protein, with translation MALLEIENLSVNYGAIQAVRGLTLTVEEGEVVTLIGANGAGKTTTLRAVSRLVRPREGRILFAGRDITRVAPDEAVRLGIAQSPEGRQVLARQSVQDNLELGAYTRRDRVFIQADIARMYERFPRLGERRHQLAGTLSGGEQQMLAIARALMSRPRLLLLDEPSLGLAPIIVREIFAIIRELNEQGVTILLVEQNARLAMQSSHRTYVLEAGQLTLSGESARLVNDERVLHAYLGG, from the coding sequence ATGGCGCTGCTGGAGATCGAGAACCTGAGCGTGAACTACGGGGCAATTCAGGCAGTGCGCGGCCTGACCCTGACCGTGGAGGAGGGCGAGGTCGTCACCCTGATCGGCGCAAACGGCGCGGGCAAGACGACGACGCTGCGGGCGGTCTCGCGGCTTGTCCGCCCCAGAGAAGGACGCATCCTCTTCGCCGGGCGGGACATCACCCGCGTGGCGCCCGATGAAGCTGTCCGCCTCGGCATCGCGCAGAGTCCCGAGGGGCGGCAGGTGCTGGCGCGGCAGAGCGTCCAGGACAACCTGGAGTTGGGGGCGTACACGCGGCGCGACCGGGTCTTCATTCAGGCCGACATCGCCCGGATGTACGAACGCTTCCCCCGCCTGGGCGAGCGCCGCCACCAGCTCGCGGGCACCCTCTCCGGCGGCGAACAGCAGATGCTCGCCATCGCCCGCGCCCTCATGAGCCGCCCCCGGTTGCTACTCCTCGACGAGCCCTCACTTGGCCTCGCGCCCATTATCGTCCGGGAGATTTTCGCCATCATCCGGGAGTTGAACGAGCAGGGCGTGACCATCCTCCTCGTCGAGCAGAACGCCCGCCTCGCCATGCAGTCGAGCCACCGGACCTACGTGCTGGAGGCGGGGCAACTCACCCTCAGCGGGGAGAGCGCCCGGCTGGTGAACGACGAGCGGGTGCTGCACGCCTATCTGGGGGGGTAA
- a CDS encoding ABC transporter ATP-binding protein has translation MTAVTTERTTVLEARGLTRRFGGLVAVNDVSFDVREGEIFGLIGPNGAGKTTLFNLMTGLTPPSSGTLSYRGQTVTGLAPHRIAALGMSRTFQNIRLFRNLSALENVKIAQHVRTGAGLWAGVFGTARAEERRVEERAWALLDLVGLADRAGESAGNFSYGDQRRLEIARALATEPRVLLLDEPAAGMNTAEKGGLTAFIREVRDRFDLTVLVIEHHVPLVMNLCDRVAVLNFGQLIAVGDPATVQRDPRVIEAYLGGE, from the coding sequence GTGACGGCGGTGACGACCGAAAGAACAACCGTGCTGGAGGCGCGCGGCCTGACCCGGCGCTTCGGCGGCCTCGTCGCCGTGAACGACGTGAGCTTCGATGTGCGGGAGGGGGAAATCTTCGGGCTGATCGGGCCGAACGGGGCGGGCAAGACGACGCTCTTCAACCTGATGACGGGCCTGACGCCGCCGAGCAGCGGGACGCTGAGCTACCGGGGGCAGACGGTGACTGGCCTCGCCCCGCACCGCATCGCCGCGCTGGGGATGAGCCGCACCTTTCAAAATATCCGGCTGTTCCGCAACCTCTCCGCGCTGGAGAACGTGAAGATCGCGCAGCACGTCCGCACCGGGGCGGGGCTGTGGGCGGGCGTGTTCGGCACCGCCCGCGCCGAGGAGCGGCGGGTGGAGGAACGCGCGTGGGCCCTCCTCGACCTGGTTGGTCTGGCAGACCGGGCCGGGGAAAGTGCCGGAAACTTCAGCTACGGCGACCAGCGGCGGCTGGAGATCGCCCGCGCCCTGGCGACCGAGCCGCGCGTGCTGCTCCTCGACGAGCCCGCGGCGGGCATGAACACCGCTGAGAAGGGCGGGCTGACGGCCTTTATCCGCGAGGTGCGCGACCGCTTCGACCTGACCGTGCTCGTGATCGAACATCACGTCCCCCTGGTGATGAACCTGTGCGACCGGGTGGCGGTGCTGAACTTCGGGCAACTCATCGCGGTGGGCGATCCGGCGACGGTCCAGCGCGACCCGAGGGTGATCGAGGCCTACCTGGGGGGCGAATAA
- a CDS encoding branched-chain amino acid ABC transporter permease, with the protein MGEFLSQYGFLIVTMVQAGLLGLSLYFPLQAGQLSLASPGFYAVGGYVSAIMLTNPAFSGLRDSLGNGLFPLTWLAAALVCGVLGVIVGVPALRLRGIYLALATIAFVEILRVVSLNLDITGGAIGIFGIPQAFGFQDRWQYIWLFGPLLILTLLFARQLERSRVGRALRAIREDELAADAMGVPPTRYKVLAFVIGAVLAGIVGAMSAPFLNTWNAKQGTFDASIAILAFVLIGGSRNIWGPVVGGALLTAIPELLRFLADWRLVINGLVLVVASLYLPQGIVGALQRLRRTPPPQRPPSVAEVKGGTS; encoded by the coding sequence GTGGGCGAGTTTCTGAGCCAGTACGGCTTCCTGATCGTCACGATGGTGCAGGCGGGGCTGCTGGGCCTGAGCCTGTACTTCCCGCTTCAGGCCGGGCAACTGAGCCTCGCCAGCCCGGGGTTCTATGCGGTGGGCGGGTACGTCTCGGCGATTATGCTGACGAATCCGGCCTTCTCGGGCCTGCGCGATTCGTTGGGCAATGGCCTGTTCCCGCTGACCTGGCTGGCGGCGGCGCTCGTCTGCGGTGTGCTGGGCGTGATCGTCGGCGTGCCCGCCCTGCGTCTGCGCGGCATCTACCTCGCGCTCGCCACCATCGCGTTCGTCGAGATTCTGCGCGTGGTGAGCCTCAACCTCGACATCACGGGCGGGGCCATCGGCATCTTCGGCATTCCCCAGGCGTTCGGCTTTCAGGACCGCTGGCAGTACATCTGGCTCTTCGGGCCGCTGCTAATTCTGACGCTGCTGTTCGCGCGGCAACTCGAACGGTCGCGGGTGGGCCGGGCCCTGCGCGCCATCCGCGAGGACGAACTCGCCGCCGACGCGATGGGCGTGCCGCCGACGCGCTACAAAGTGCTCGCCTTCGTAATTGGTGCGGTGCTGGCGGGCATCGTGGGGGCGATGAGCGCGCCCTTCCTGAACACCTGGAACGCCAAGCAGGGGACCTTCGACGCCTCCATCGCCATCCTCGCCTTCGTCCTCATCGGCGGCTCGCGCAATATCTGGGGGCCGGTGGTGGGCGGGGCGCTGCTGACGGCCATTCCCGAACTGCTGCGCTTCCTGGCCGACTGGCGACTAGTGATTAACGGGCTGGTGCTGGTCGTGGCGAGCCTGTATCTGCCGCAGGGGATCGTGGGAGCGCTCCAGAGACTGCGCCGCACGCCTCCGCCCCAACGCCCTCCCTCCGTGGCCGAGGTGAAGGGAGGAACCTCGTGA
- a CDS encoding branched-chain amino acid ABC transporter permease — protein MEASQLIQNLLNGLAIGSVYAIFALGYTLVFSILGIINFAHGAVFTLGAYFTYTLVVGQFENNGLLKGINLFPNGSPLSGNPWVFALATLVGAVIAGLIAVLIERLAFRPMRARGADPLLALVSSLGVALVIVNLIQLLVGAEIYNFPSDAYGQVQPALSFQVGEKVVIIRTVQVIIFAVSLVMLAVLGYVIGRTKVGKALRAVAENPGTASLLGISVDRFILITFFLSGFLGGLAGTLVGTAFGVAGPYFGVTYGLKGLAVIVLGGLGSIPGAVVGGLVIGLAEAFVPSQYSAYKDAVAFALLFVILLVRPQGLLGRAQIQKV, from the coding sequence ATGGAAGCCAGTCAACTCATTCAGAACCTGCTCAACGGCCTCGCCATCGGGAGCGTGTACGCGATCTTCGCGCTGGGGTACACGCTCGTCTTTTCCATCCTGGGCATCATCAACTTCGCGCACGGGGCCGTGTTTACCCTGGGCGCGTATTTCACGTACACGCTGGTTGTGGGGCAGTTCGAGAACAACGGGCTGCTCAAGGGGATTAACCTCTTTCCGAATGGGTCGCCGCTCTCGGGGAATCCGTGGGTCTTCGCGCTGGCGACGCTGGTGGGGGCGGTGATCGCGGGGCTTATCGCCGTGCTCATCGAACGCCTCGCCTTCCGGCCCATGCGGGCGCGGGGGGCCGATCCCCTCCTCGCGCTGGTGAGCAGCCTGGGGGTGGCGCTCGTCATCGTGAACCTGATTCAGCTCCTGGTGGGGGCGGAAATCTACAACTTCCCCTCGGACGCCTACGGGCAGGTGCAACCGGCGCTGAGCTTTCAAGTGGGCGAGAAGGTCGTGATTATCCGCACCGTGCAGGTCATCATCTTTGCGGTGAGCCTCGTCATGCTGGCCGTGCTGGGGTACGTGATCGGGCGGACGAAGGTGGGCAAGGCGCTGCGGGCGGTGGCAGAGAATCCGGGCACGGCGAGCCTGCTGGGCATCAGCGTGGACCGCTTCATTCTGATCACCTTCTTCCTGTCGGGCTTCCTGGGCGGGCTGGCGGGGACACTGGTGGGCACGGCGTTCGGCGTGGCGGGGCCGTACTTCGGGGTGACGTATGGGCTCAAGGGGCTCGCCGTCATCGTGCTGGGAGGATTGGGCAGCATTCCCGGTGCAGTGGTCGGCGGCCTCGTCATCGGGCTGGCGGAAGCCTTCGTCCCCTCGCAGTACAGCGCGTACAAGGACGCCGTCGCGTTCGCGCTGCTGTTCGTCATTCTCCTCGTGCGCCCGCAGGGGCTCTTGGGCCGCGCCCAGATTCAGAAGGTGTAA
- a CDS encoding ABC transporter substrate-binding protein — MKRIALTVALGVLASAQAQKVQVPIPIGVALAQTSNTALLGQEQVIGARLAEKFINGRGGINGTPIKLVFQDAAGDENSAINAFQNLITKSAVVGIVGPTLSQQAFAADPIAERAKVPVLGPSNTAKGIPQIGQFIARVSAPVAVVAPNAVKQALKLDPKIKKVAVLYAQNDAFSTSETGTFQETAKAQGLDVVTVQKFQTTDTDFTTQVTSVLNSGADLVIVSGLAADGGNLVKQLRQLGYKGLIIGGNGLNTSNIFPVCQKYCDGVIIAQAYSPAQPSAANQLFVKEYRAQYKKDPPQFAAQAYAGVQVMVDALRAIDRRKKLSQWDLDDLRVELNKQILAGKYNTPLGELRFDKDGEIIQKEFYVAQIKMKDAKNGSFVYLK; from the coding sequence ATGAAACGTATCGCTTTGACCGTGGCCCTCGGTGTACTCGCTTCTGCCCAGGCGCAGAAGGTTCAGGTGCCCATCCCCATCGGCGTGGCGCTCGCGCAGACGAGCAACACCGCCCTGCTGGGGCAGGAGCAGGTGATCGGTGCCCGGCTGGCCGAGAAGTTCATCAACGGGCGCGGCGGGATCAACGGCACGCCCATCAAGCTGGTCTTTCAGGACGCGGCGGGCGACGAGAACAGCGCGATCAACGCCTTCCAGAACCTGATCACGAAGTCGGCGGTGGTGGGCATCGTGGGGCCAACGCTCTCGCAGCAGGCCTTTGCCGCCGACCCCATCGCCGAGCGGGCGAAGGTGCCGGTCCTGGGGCCGAGCAACACGGCCAAGGGCATTCCGCAGATCGGGCAGTTCATCGCCCGCGTGTCGGCGCCCGTCGCGGTCGTCGCGCCCAACGCCGTCAAGCAGGCGCTCAAGCTCGACCCCAAGATCAAGAAGGTCGCCGTGCTGTACGCGCAGAACGACGCCTTCTCGACCTCTGAGACGGGCACTTTCCAGGAGACGGCCAAGGCCCAGGGCCTCGACGTGGTGACGGTGCAGAAGTTCCAGACGACCGACACCGACTTCACCACCCAGGTCACCTCGGTGCTGAACTCGGGCGCCGACCTCGTGATCGTGTCGGGGCTGGCGGCGGACGGCGGGAACCTCGTCAAGCAGCTCCGGCAACTGGGGTATAAGGGCCTGATCATCGGCGGCAACGGCCTGAACACCTCCAACATCTTCCCGGTGTGCCAGAAGTACTGCGACGGCGTGATCATCGCGCAGGCGTACAGCCCCGCGCAGCCCAGCGCCGCCAACCAGCTCTTCGTGAAGGAATACCGCGCCCAGTACAAGAAAGACCCGCCCCAGTTCGCCGCCCAGGCCTACGCGGGTGTGCAGGTGATGGTCGACGCGCTGCGGGCCATCGACCGCCGCAAGAAGCTCTCGCAGTGGGACCTGGACGACCTGCGGGTGGAGCTGAACAAGCAGATTCTGGCCGGGAAGTACAACACGCCGCTGGGCGAGCTGCGCTTCGACAAGGACGGCGAGATCATCCAGAAGGAGTTCTACGTCGCGCAGATCAAGATGAAGGACGCCAAGAACGGCTCGTTCGTGTACCTGAAGTAA
- a CDS encoding acyl-CoA dehydrogenase family protein, protein MIDFTLTDEQKQLQQLARDFTRREIIPIAAEYDQKEELPWQVVEKAFEVGLLNASIPEHAGGLGLGMLDECLIGEEIGYGCMGIYTILMASELGITPILVGGTEEQQKRFLGPLTEKPSLAAFALSEPNNGSDAAAMHTTAVLDGDEWVINGTKMWISNGGVADITVVFATTDRQGGHKATVALVVPKDAPGFSWNKIKHKMGQRASLTSELVFENVRVPRENQLGGLGDGFKIAMKTLDKTRIPVAAGSVGIARRALDESVKYAKEREAFGRPISNFQAIQFKLAEMAMGIETGRLMYMKAAWLVDRGQTHGYESAIAKAYCSEMAFGAANEAIQVHGGYGYVGEYPVEKLLRDVKLNQIYEGTNEIQRVVISRNLLK, encoded by the coding sequence GCCGCGAGATCATCCCCATCGCCGCCGAGTACGACCAGAAGGAAGAGTTGCCCTGGCAGGTGGTCGAAAAGGCCTTTGAGGTCGGCCTCCTCAACGCCTCCATCCCCGAACACGCGGGCGGCCTGGGCCTGGGGATGCTCGACGAGTGCCTGATCGGCGAGGAGATCGGGTACGGCTGCATGGGCATCTACACGATCCTGATGGCCTCCGAACTCGGCATCACGCCGATCCTGGTCGGCGGCACCGAGGAGCAGCAGAAGCGCTTCCTGGGGCCACTGACCGAGAAGCCGAGCCTGGCCGCCTTCGCCCTCTCCGAGCCCAACAACGGCTCGGACGCCGCCGCGATGCACACCACCGCAGTCCTTGACGGCGACGAGTGGGTCATCAACGGCACGAAGATGTGGATCAGCAACGGCGGTGTGGCGGACATCACGGTCGTCTTCGCCACCACCGACCGTCAGGGTGGGCACAAGGCGACGGTCGCGCTCGTGGTGCCCAAGGACGCGCCCGGCTTCTCGTGGAACAAGATCAAGCACAAGATGGGGCAGCGGGCCAGCCTCACCTCCGAACTCGTGTTCGAGAACGTGCGGGTGCCGCGGGAGAATCAGCTCGGCGGCCTGGGCGACGGTTTCAAGATTGCCATGAAGACGCTCGACAAGACCCGCATTCCCGTCGCTGCCGGGTCGGTCGGCATCGCCCGCCGCGCGCTGGACGAGAGCGTGAAGTACGCCAAGGAGCGGGAGGCGTTCGGGAGGCCCATCTCCAACTTCCAGGCCATTCAGTTCAAGCTCGCCGAGATGGCGATGGGCATCGAGACGGGCCGCCTGATGTACATGAAGGCCGCCTGGCTGGTGGACCGGGGCCAGACCCACGGGTACGAGAGCGCCATCGCCAAGGCGTACTGCTCCGAGATGGCCTTTGGCGCCGCGAACGAGGCGATTCAGGTTCACGGCGGGTACGGCTACGTGGGCGAGTACCCGGTCGAGAAGCTGCTGCGCGACGTGAAGCTCAACCAGATTTACGAGGGCACGAACGAGATTCAGCGCGTGGTGATCAGCCGCAACCTGCTGAAGTAA